A single Endozoicomonas sp. NE40 DNA region contains:
- a CDS encoding TetR/AcrR family transcriptional regulator: MGQGYTVTKILDAAEALFAEHGFAETSLRSITGKAGVNLAAVNYHFGSKKALIQAVFARYLDPFAANLQNSLDALKDEPPELEAVLNLLVDQIIAVQPRHDDDLSTFMKLLGLAYSQNQGHLKHYLTEAYGKAFHRYYLLLKSACPTLPPADMFWRTYFILGSAVFTMSGVETLQAIAKRDFAIEDSMVTILRRMVPFMAAGLRAHS, translated from the coding sequence ATGGGACAGGGATATACGGTTACAAAAATTCTTGATGCGGCGGAAGCGCTCTTCGCTGAACATGGCTTTGCGGAAACTTCGCTAAGATCGATTACGGGCAAGGCCGGGGTTAACCTTGCGGCAGTCAATTATCACTTTGGGTCAAAGAAAGCCCTGATTCAGGCAGTGTTTGCCCGTTACCTGGACCCATTTGCAGCCAACCTGCAGAACAGTCTGGATGCCCTTAAGGATGAGCCACCTGAACTGGAGGCTGTGCTTAACCTGCTGGTTGACCAGATCATAGCGGTCCAGCCGCGACACGATGATGACCTGTCAACCTTTATGAAGCTGTTAGGGCTTGCCTACAGTCAGAACCAGGGACACCTTAAACACTATCTGACAGAAGCTTATGGCAAAGCTTTTCACCGTTATTATCTGTTACTGAAAAGCGCCTGCCCGACATTACCGCCTGCGGATATGTTCTGGCGCACCTACTTTATCCTGGGTTCTGCTGTTTTCACCATGTCCGGTGTGGAAACTCTTCAGGCTATTGCCAAACGCGATTTCGCGATAGAAGATTCTATGGTGACGATCCTGCGGCGCATGGTACCGTTTATGGCGGCAGGTCTGCGAGCGCACTCTTGA
- a CDS encoding DUF6586 family protein, translating to MSDWSANTNKRLHFARIQLNAWESAGHQEAPAFREGFILQLQLAWRSLLAEILESYRVSCEVAPSFTEALSLIREKGEVASEFTQLEALLDNSWLKQLEVYWQGLFIPYQYEGLPQGDGLIQLVTQEEEGENASLTVDGGKDCLKRFKELVGHFRNFNLEW from the coding sequence ATGTCGGACTGGTCTGCTAACACCAATAAAAGATTACACTTTGCCCGTATCCAACTCAATGCCTGGGAGTCAGCTGGGCATCAGGAAGCCCCCGCTTTCAGGGAAGGCTTTATACTGCAGCTGCAACTGGCCTGGCGATCATTGCTGGCTGAAATCCTGGAGTCCTATCGAGTTTCGTGTGAGGTGGCGCCATCGTTTACTGAAGCCCTGTCGCTGATCAGGGAGAAGGGCGAAGTCGCTTCTGAGTTTACACAGTTGGAAGCCCTCTTAGATAACAGCTGGTTAAAACAGCTGGAAGTATACTGGCAGGGTCTTTTTATTCCTTATCAGTATGAAGGGTTGCCACAGGGCGATGGCTTGATTCAGTTGGTCACTCAGGAAGAAGAGGGTGAAAACGCCAGCCTGACTGTAGACGGTGGAAAGGATTGTTTGAAGCGATTTAAAGAGCTGGTGGGGCATTTCCGGAATTTCAACCTTGAATGGTAG
- a CDS encoding PTS sugar transporter subunit IIB, whose translation MLCCSAGMSTSMLVKKMREAAAELNQDIEIDAYGAGQFDEMVKEFDVVLLGPQVKYMLNDLKSRASAYNVPVEAITPLDYGTMNGSKVLQYALSLTA comes from the coding sequence ATGCTGTGCTGTTCAGCTGGTATGTCTACCAGCATGTTGGTTAAAAAAATGCGAGAGGCTGCCGCTGAGCTGAACCAGGACATTGAAATTGATGCGTATGGAGCAGGTCAGTTTGATGAAATGGTTAAGGAGTTTGACGTGGTTCTACTAGGGCCACAGGTCAAGTATATGCTCAATGACCTTAAGAGCCGTGCTTCAGCTTACAATGTTCCTGTAGAAGCCATCACACCACTGGACTATGGAACAATGAATGGCTCTAAGGTTTTGCAGTATGCATTGTCGCTGACAGCCTGA
- the lexA gene encoding transcriptional repressor LexA has product MIKLTKRQSEILELIKSHIESTGFPPTRAEIAKTFGFRSPNAAEEHLRALARKGAIEMTPGASRGIRIPDAANTDGLPVVGQVAAGSPILAQEHIEDHLQLKGDFFTPRADFLLRVKGMSMKDIGILDGDLLAVHKTTDVRNGQVVVARIDDEVTVKRFEKKKNTVLLHPENEEFETIVVDLTQDLFAIEGLSVGVIRH; this is encoded by the coding sequence ATGATCAAGCTCACCAAACGACAGTCTGAAATACTGGAACTCATCAAATCCCATATCGAAAGTACCGGTTTTCCACCAACACGGGCTGAAATTGCCAAAACGTTCGGCTTCCGCTCCCCTAATGCTGCTGAAGAACACCTGAGAGCCCTGGCGCGCAAAGGCGCTATTGAGATGACCCCCGGAGCGTCCCGTGGCATCCGTATTCCTGATGCTGCCAATACTGACGGCCTTCCGGTGGTTGGTCAGGTGGCTGCTGGTAGTCCGATTCTGGCGCAGGAACATATTGAAGACCACCTGCAACTCAAAGGCGACTTTTTTACCCCCAGAGCTGACTTTCTGCTGCGTGTTAAAGGCATGAGCATGAAAGACATCGGCATTCTTGATGGCGACCTGCTGGCGGTTCACAAGACAACTGACGTGCGTAATGGTCAGGTAGTTGTGGCACGCATTGACGATGAAGTCACCGTTAAACGGTTTGAGAAAAAAAAGAACACCGTACTGCTGCACCCCGAAAACGAAGAGTTTGAAACCATTGTCGTCGATTTGACTCAGGACCTGTTTGCCATTGAAGGCTTGAGTGTCGGTGTAATCAGGCACTGA
- the nagZ gene encoding beta-N-acetylhexosaminidase — protein sequence MKQGVLIVDLPGTELTSADRDFLAHTGIAGVLLFARNYSSRDQLQALVQDIRQVRSDLIIMVDHEGGRVQRFKDGFVRLPAAGQLSRYYQRDPQGALKLARDTGWLMASELLAMDVDLSLAPVLDLDLGKTDIVGDRAFGSEPEQVIQLTTAWIEGVREAGMACVIKHFPGHGNVDGDSHLILPEDNRSFDEISASDMLPFREIIGQGADAVMPAHIVFSEVDDQPAGFSRRWLQDILRDQLGFSGVVISDCLTMEGAASAGSFLNRVEQALTAGCDLLILSSRIGAMEVLPELARLSRQHSDISTLKASVAVDYEELIASERYLSCKDRIDYLRQRYG from the coding sequence ATGAAACAAGGTGTTCTGATCGTTGATCTGCCGGGAACTGAACTGACCAGTGCCGACCGGGATTTTCTGGCACATACCGGTATTGCCGGAGTGTTGCTGTTTGCACGAAACTATTCCAGCCGTGACCAGTTACAGGCCCTGGTTCAGGATATACGACAGGTACGTTCCGACCTGATTATCATGGTGGATCATGAAGGTGGTCGGGTGCAGCGATTTAAGGACGGGTTTGTGCGCTTGCCGGCAGCCGGGCAGCTGTCGCGTTACTATCAAAGAGATCCTCAGGGCGCTTTGAAGCTGGCCAGAGATACCGGCTGGCTGATGGCGTCGGAACTACTGGCCATGGATGTCGATCTGAGTCTGGCTCCTGTGCTGGATCTTGATCTGGGTAAAACCGATATTGTCGGGGATCGTGCATTTGGTTCGGAACCTGAACAGGTCATTCAGCTGACAACCGCCTGGATTGAAGGAGTCAGGGAAGCTGGAATGGCCTGCGTGATAAAACACTTTCCGGGGCATGGCAATGTTGACGGGGATTCTCATCTGATTCTGCCCGAAGATAATCGTTCTTTTGATGAGATTTCTGCCAGCGATATGCTACCTTTCAGGGAAATCATAGGGCAGGGTGCTGATGCGGTGATGCCTGCCCATATTGTGTTTTCTGAAGTCGACGATCAGCCTGCCGGATTTTCCCGTCGCTGGTTGCAGGACATTCTGAGAGATCAGCTGGGTTTTTCAGGTGTCGTTATCAGTGATTGTCTGACGATGGAAGGGGCAGCCTCTGCCGGGAGCTTCCTGAATCGTGTTGAACAGGCTCTGACGGCAGGTTGTGACCTGCTTATTCTCAGCAGCAGGATTGGAGCCATGGAAGTGTTGCCCGAACTGGCACGGTTAAGCCGCCAGCACTCGGATATTTCAACGCTTAAGGCTTCTGTCGCCGTGGACTATGAGGAATTGATTGCTTCTGAGCGGTACCTCTCCTGCAAGGATCGAATTGATTATCTGCGTCAGCGTTATGGCTGA
- the topA gene encoding type I DNA topoisomerase has product MGKSLVIVESPAKAKTINKYLGKDFVVKSSVGHIRDLPTAGGAKKPVDPKARARAAAETRKLSPEQKVLHKKRKAKEQLIERMGIDPEKGWEARYEILPGKEKVVDELRRLAENADTIYLATDLDREGEAIAWHLQEAIGGDTSRYRRVVFNEITKNAIQEAFQEPGALNTDRVNAQQARRFLDRVVGYMVSPLLWAKIARGLSAGRVQSVAVRLIVEREREVRSFVPEEYWEVFSDLNAGKDTIRFQVVKDNGKSFRPQSKAETDKVLARLQNAGYQLTEREDKPTRSKPSAPFITSTLQQAASTRLGFSVKKTMTLAQRLYEAGHITYMRTDSTNLSKEAVESARDFILSNHGDRYLPDSPNIYSSKDGAQEAHEAIRPSNVKAEPGSLSGLEKDAERLYDLIWRQFLACQMVPAEYLSTTLTVLTEGLELRAKGRTLKFDGYTKVMKAISKKGDDLILPKLDKGTALALEALDPRQLFTRPPARFSEAALVKELEKQGIGRPSTYASIISTIQDRGYVSLKNRRFYAEKMGDIVTDRLVESFTELMDYNFTAHMETDLDVVAEGGKDWKGLLNEFYAGFSQKLEHAEMEAGGMRSNDPSPTDIACPECGRDMMIRTASTGVFLGCSGYSLPPKERCKSTINLVPGEEVQDADDENAEVNALRAMHRCPKCSTAMESYLIDEQRKLHVCGNNPDCDGYEVEKGQFKIKGYDGPILECDKCGSEMQLKSGRFGKYFGCTNSECKNTRKLLKSGEAAPPKMDPVPMPELKCVKVEDHYILRDGASGLFLAASQFPKNRETRAPLVSELIPHQAEIDPKYHYLLDAPRQDSEGNPAVIRYSRKTKQQYVMSETAGKATGWSATFEEGKWIEKQTKKRAAKKT; this is encoded by the coding sequence ATGGGTAAGTCTCTAGTTATCGTCGAATCGCCAGCCAAGGCGAAGACCATCAACAAATACCTGGGCAAAGACTTTGTCGTGAAGTCGTCTGTTGGTCATATTCGTGACCTGCCTACGGCTGGTGGTGCCAAAAAGCCTGTTGACCCGAAAGCCCGTGCCAGGGCAGCAGCAGAAACCCGCAAGTTGTCTCCCGAGCAGAAGGTGCTTCACAAGAAGCGCAAAGCTAAAGAGCAGCTGATTGAACGTATGGGTATCGACCCGGAAAAAGGCTGGGAGGCTCGTTACGAGATCCTGCCCGGTAAAGAGAAAGTGGTCGATGAGTTACGTCGTCTGGCTGAAAATGCTGACACCATCTATCTCGCAACCGACTTGGACAGAGAAGGGGAAGCCATTGCCTGGCACCTGCAGGAAGCCATTGGTGGTGATACCAGCCGCTATCGCCGGGTCGTATTCAACGAGATTACCAAAAATGCCATCCAGGAGGCTTTTCAGGAGCCTGGAGCCCTGAACACAGATCGTGTGAATGCCCAGCAGGCACGTCGCTTTCTGGATCGTGTTGTAGGTTATATGGTGTCTCCGCTGCTGTGGGCGAAAATTGCCCGTGGACTGTCTGCAGGCAGGGTTCAGTCCGTAGCGGTGCGATTGATTGTTGAGCGTGAGCGTGAAGTCCGCAGCTTTGTCCCGGAAGAGTACTGGGAGGTTTTCTCTGACCTGAATGCAGGTAAAGACACTATCCGTTTTCAGGTAGTGAAAGACAATGGCAAGTCCTTTCGTCCTCAGAGCAAGGCAGAAACAGACAAGGTACTGGCACGACTGCAGAATGCCGGTTATCAGCTGACTGAACGGGAAGATAAACCCACTCGCAGCAAGCCTTCTGCCCCGTTCATTACCTCAACCCTGCAGCAGGCGGCGAGTACCCGTCTGGGATTCAGTGTCAAGAAAACCATGACACTGGCTCAGCGACTGTATGAAGCGGGTCACATTACCTATATGCGTACTGACTCCACCAACCTGAGTAAGGAAGCCGTGGAGAGTGCCAGAGACTTTATCCTGTCCAATCATGGTGACCGTTACCTGCCGGACTCACCCAATATTTATTCCAGTAAGGATGGCGCTCAGGAAGCCCACGAGGCGATCCGCCCGTCCAATGTGAAAGCTGAGCCTGGCTCATTGTCAGGGCTGGAAAAGGACGCTGAACGGTTGTATGACCTGATCTGGCGTCAGTTTCTGGCTTGTCAGATGGTACCGGCTGAATACCTGAGTACTACGTTAACCGTTCTGACTGAAGGGCTGGAGTTACGAGCTAAAGGCCGTACCCTGAAGTTTGATGGTTATACCAAAGTGATGAAGGCTATTTCCAAAAAAGGCGATGACCTTATTCTGCCCAAGCTGGATAAAGGCACTGCCCTGGCACTGGAAGCGCTTGATCCGAGACAGCTGTTTACCCGACCACCGGCACGTTTCAGCGAAGCGGCACTGGTTAAAGAGCTGGAAAAGCAGGGTATTGGCCGCCCATCGACCTACGCATCCATTATTTCCACGATTCAGGACCGGGGCTATGTATCCCTGAAGAATCGTCGTTTCTATGCGGAAAAAATGGGCGACATTGTGACCGATCGTCTGGTCGAGAGCTTCACCGAGCTGATGGATTACAACTTTACCGCACACATGGAGACCGATCTGGATGTGGTTGCAGAAGGGGGTAAAGACTGGAAAGGGCTGTTGAATGAGTTCTATGCAGGATTCAGTCAGAAGCTTGAGCATGCCGAAATGGAAGCAGGCGGTATGCGCAGCAACGATCCGTCGCCAACGGACATTGCCTGCCCTGAGTGTGGCCGGGATATGATGATCCGTACCGCAAGTACCGGCGTCTTCCTTGGCTGTTCCGGTTACTCCCTGCCTCCGAAAGAGCGCTGTAAAAGCACTATCAACCTGGTGCCGGGTGAAGAAGTTCAGGATGCTGATGATGAAAATGCAGAGGTTAACGCCCTGCGTGCCATGCACCGTTGTCCAAAATGCTCCACAGCGATGGAAAGCTACCTGATTGATGAGCAGCGTAAACTGCATGTTTGTGGTAATAACCCGGACTGCGATGGTTATGAGGTCGAGAAAGGTCAGTTCAAGATAAAAGGCTATGATGGCCCGATACTTGAGTGTGACAAGTGTGGCTCTGAGATGCAGCTCAAGAGCGGGCGCTTTGGTAAGTATTTTGGTTGCACCAACTCTGAGTGCAAAAACACCCGCAAGTTACTGAAAAGTGGTGAGGCGGCACCGCCCAAGATGGACCCGGTGCCTATGCCTGAGCTGAAGTGTGTCAAGGTCGAAGATCATTACATCCTGCGTGACGGGGCGTCCGGTCTGTTTCTGGCTGCCAGCCAGTTCCCCAAGAACCGTGAAACGCGTGCGCCGCTGGTGAGTGAACTGATACCACATCAGGCTGAGATTGATCCTAAATACCACTATCTGCTGGATGCGCCGCGTCAGGATTCGGAAGGAAATCCGGCTGTTATCCGCTATAGCCGTAAGACCAAACAACAGTACGTGATGTCAGAAACGGCTGGAAAGGCAACGGGCTGGAGCGCTACCTTCGAAGAAGGTAAGTGGATTGAGAAGCAAACTAAAAAGCGTGCCGCTAAAAAAACCTGA
- a CDS encoding L,D-transpeptidase, translating to MIVHITVHIPSQELILSQDDGQRIHYPVSTASKGTGQQEGSWQTPLGRHVIRAKIGSGLPEHAVFESRRFTGEVYSEALKAKYPGRKDWILSRIMWLSGLEPGFNRLGNVDTMRRYIYIHGSPDTAEMGKPGSRGCIRMHGADIIDLYDRIPAGTTIDILED from the coding sequence ATGATTGTGCATATAACGGTTCATATTCCCAGTCAGGAACTGATTCTTAGTCAGGACGATGGTCAGCGTATTCATTACCCTGTGTCTACAGCCAGTAAAGGTACAGGCCAGCAGGAAGGCAGCTGGCAAACCCCCCTGGGCCGGCATGTGATTCGTGCCAAAATCGGGAGTGGCCTGCCAGAACACGCCGTATTTGAAAGTCGTCGTTTTACCGGGGAAGTGTATTCTGAGGCGTTAAAGGCAAAGTATCCGGGTCGTAAAGACTGGATACTGTCCCGTATTATGTGGTTAAGTGGACTGGAGCCGGGTTTTAATCGCCTGGGAAATGTCGATACCATGCGACGCTACATCTATATTCATGGTTCGCCGGATACTGCTGAAATGGGTAAGCCCGGCTCCAGAGGGTGTATAAGAATGCATGGAGCCGACATTATCGACCTGTATGACCGGATTCCTGCAGGTACGACGATTGATATTCTTGAGGATTAG